Proteins from a genomic interval of Pseudomonas asplenii:
- a CDS encoding ATP-binding protein: MRSIQRRLSLGLVSVLLIVGLIVAQTSLWLFELGLQRYLEDGLHADSENLLVALVRGPDGLQLDERRLSAAYQRPFSGHYFRIDFADHHWRSRSLWDQQLPVPEQPGLHANLQLGPEGQMLLVLRSDYRRLGQSISISVAQDYTPVRESFQLMQRIGLGIGLAALIVILLLQRVTVRRALRPLENARKQIAQLQQGKRSQLETQVPQELEPLVAQINHLLAHTEDSLKRSRNALGNLGHALKTPLAVLLSLASDARLDDHPQLRKVLREQLEQIEQRLSRELNRARLAGDALPGVLFDCDTELPSLLATLGMIHGDHLSLSHTAPPGLQLPWDREDLLELLGNLLDNACKWADAEIRLEIVETAGGYRLSIEDDGPGIPEQRRDDVFSRGARLDEQTTGHGLGLGIVRDIVEAWGAQMRLLSSPLGGLLVMIDLPRRS, encoded by the coding sequence GTGAGGTCGATCCAGCGCCGCCTGAGCCTGGGGCTGGTCAGCGTGCTGCTGATCGTCGGCCTGATCGTTGCGCAAACCAGTCTCTGGTTGTTCGAGTTGGGCCTGCAACGTTATCTGGAAGACGGTCTGCACGCCGACAGCGAGAACCTGCTGGTGGCCCTGGTGCGGGGCCCCGACGGCCTGCAACTGGATGAGCGGCGTTTGTCCGCCGCCTATCAGCGACCGTTCTCCGGGCACTATTTCCGTATCGATTTCGCCGACCATCACTGGCGCTCCCGTTCGCTCTGGGACCAGCAACTGCCGGTGCCGGAACAGCCGGGCCTGCACGCCAACCTGCAATTGGGTCCGGAGGGGCAGATGCTGTTGGTGCTGCGCTCGGATTACCGGCGCCTGGGACAGTCGATCAGCATCAGCGTGGCCCAGGACTACACGCCGGTACGGGAAAGTTTCCAACTGATGCAGCGCATCGGCCTGGGGATCGGCCTGGCGGCGCTGATCGTGATACTGCTGTTGCAACGGGTGACGGTGCGTCGTGCCCTGCGGCCGCTGGAAAACGCCCGTAAACAGATCGCGCAATTGCAGCAGGGCAAGCGCTCTCAACTGGAGACCCAGGTGCCGCAGGAGCTGGAACCGCTGGTGGCGCAGATCAACCACTTGCTGGCCCATACCGAAGACAGTCTCAAGCGCTCGCGCAACGCTTTGGGCAACCTGGGCCACGCACTGAAAACTCCGCTGGCGGTGCTGTTGAGCCTGGCATCCGATGCGCGGCTGGATGACCATCCGCAACTGCGCAAGGTCTTGCGCGAACAACTGGAGCAGATCGAACAGCGCCTGAGTCGCGAATTGAACCGGGCGCGCCTCGCCGGTGATGCGCTACCCGGTGTTCTGTTCGACTGCGATACGGAATTGCCAAGCCTGCTCGCGACCCTGGGGATGATTCATGGCGATCACCTGTCGCTGAGCCACACGGCACCGCCAGGCCTGCAATTGCCCTGGGATCGCGAGGACCTGCTCGAGCTGTTGGGCAACCTGCTGGACAACGCCTGCAAGTGGGCGGATGCCGAGATTCGTCTGGAGATCGTCGAAACGGCGGGCGGTTATCGCTTGAGTATCGAAGATGATGGTCCGGGCATTCCCGAACAGCGCCGGGACGACGTATTCAGCCGTGGTGCGCGTCTCGATGAGCAGACCACCGGGCATGGTCTCGGCCTGGGCATCGTGCGCGATATCGTCGAGGCCTGGGGTGCACAGATGCGCTTGCTGAGCAGCCCGTTGGGCGGGCTGCTGGTGATGATCGATCTACCACGCAGAAGCTGA
- a CDS encoding response regulator transcription factor produces MRLLLVEDNVPLADELQAGLVRQGYAVDWLADGRDAAYQGAVEPYDLVILDLGLPGLPGLEVLRQWRAGGLAIPVLILTARDSWAERIEGLKAGADDYLTKPFHPEELQLRVQSLLRRAHGQPNQQTLNAAGLHLDEGRQCVIRDGAEIQLTAAEFRLLRYFMLHPEQILSKSHLAEHLYNGETERDSNVLEVHVNHLRRKLGRTVIETRRGQGYLFGGASG; encoded by the coding sequence ATGCGCCTGTTGTTGGTGGAAGACAACGTGCCCCTGGCGGATGAGCTGCAAGCGGGCCTGGTGCGCCAGGGGTACGCCGTCGATTGGCTGGCTGATGGGCGCGATGCGGCCTACCAGGGAGCTGTCGAGCCGTATGATCTGGTCATTCTCGATCTCGGCCTTCCGGGCTTGCCGGGGCTTGAGGTCCTGCGGCAATGGCGGGCGGGTGGATTGGCGATCCCGGTGCTGATCCTCACGGCGCGCGACTCCTGGGCCGAACGTATCGAAGGTCTCAAGGCCGGCGCCGACGACTACCTGACCAAACCGTTTCATCCTGAAGAACTGCAACTGCGGGTTCAGTCGCTGCTGCGTCGTGCCCACGGCCAGCCGAACCAGCAAACCCTGAACGCCGCGGGCCTGCATCTGGATGAGGGCCGTCAATGCGTCATTCGCGATGGCGCGGAGATTCAACTGACGGCGGCCGAATTTCGTCTATTGCGCTATTTCATGCTGCACCCGGAGCAGATCCTTTCCAAGAGCCACCTGGCCGAACACCTCTATAACGGCGAGACCGAACGGGATTCGAACGTGCTGGAAGTGCACGTCAATCACCTGCGCCGCAAGCTGGGACGCACGGTGATCGAGACCCGTCGCGGCCAGGGTTATCTGTTTGGCGGAGCCAGCGGGTGA
- a CDS encoding PepSY domain-containing protein has protein sequence MIFNLRACSLLMLATLCFQASARDLDQDEALRLRQQGIILPLETLLQRAMGHYPGAKLLEAELETKHGHYLYEVELLTQAGVVRELKLDASNGDLLKDEEDD, from the coding sequence ATGATCTTCAATTTACGCGCCTGCAGTCTGTTGATGCTGGCAACCCTGTGTTTCCAGGCATCGGCCAGGGACCTGGATCAGGACGAGGCCCTGCGCCTGCGTCAGCAGGGGATAATTCTGCCTCTGGAAACCCTGCTGCAACGGGCCATGGGACATTATCCCGGGGCGAAGTTGCTGGAGGCCGAGTTGGAAACCAAGCACGGCCATTATCTCTATGAAGTCGAGTTGCTGACCCAGGCCGGGGTGGTCCGGGAACTCAAGCTCGATGCCAGCAATGGTGATCTGCTCAAAGACGAGGAGGACGACTGA
- a CDS encoding PepSY domain-containing protein: MKALGIALVFFTLWTATSEVSGRDIAADEAAKLQAAGTILSLDRLATIALARHPGASPDETGLERRYGHYIYRIELRDAQGIEWEIELDASSGQVLKDHQDR, from the coding sequence ATGAAAGCCCTGGGCATTGCTTTGGTCTTTTTTACGCTCTGGACGGCGACCTCCGAGGTATCGGGTCGTGATATTGCCGCTGATGAGGCGGCGAAACTGCAAGCGGCAGGTACAATCCTGTCTCTTGATCGATTGGCCACGATCGCCCTGGCCAGGCATCCCGGCGCGTCGCCTGACGAGACCGGGCTGGAGCGGCGATACGGTCACTATATTTATCGAATAGAACTGCGCGATGCTCAGGGAATTGAGTGGGAAATCGAATTGGACGCCAGTAGCGGTCAGGTTCTCAAGGACCATCAGGACAGGTAA
- the queD gene encoding 6-carboxytetrahydropterin synthase QueD, with product MEIFKEFTFESAHRLPHVPDGHKCGRLHGHSFKVAIHLSGEIDQHTGWIRDFSEIKAIFKPLYERLDHNYLNDIPGLENPTSENLAKWIWEELKPLLPELSAIRIHETCTSGCIYRGE from the coding sequence GTGGAAATCTTTAAAGAATTTACCTTCGAATCCGCCCATCGCCTGCCCCACGTGCCTGATGGGCACAAGTGTGGTCGCCTGCACGGTCACTCGTTCAAGGTGGCGATCCACCTGAGCGGCGAGATTGACCAGCATACCGGCTGGATTCGGGACTTCTCCGAGATCAAGGCGATCTTCAAACCGCTGTACGAGCGCCTGGACCACAACTATCTGAACGACATTCCCGGACTGGAAAACCCCACCAGCGAGAATCTGGCGAAGTGGATCTGGGAGGAATTGAAGCCACTGCTGCCGGAGCTTTCGGCAATCCGGATTCATGAGACCTGCACCAGCGGGTGCATCTATCGCGGGGAGTGA
- the rhtA gene encoding threonine/homoserine exporter RhtA: MTQQPRSLATTLFPVALLIIAMASIQSGASLAKTMFPMVGAQGTTTLRLIFASVMMLLVLRPWRATLTAKSLRTVAIYGIALGGMNLLFYMALRSVPLGVAVALEFTGPLAVAIYASRRAVDFLWIGLAITGLLLLIPTSSTSVNIDLVGSLYALGAGACWALYILFGQKAGADNGVQTAALGVMIAAVVIAPVGIAHAGAALLNPALIPMALGVAVLSTALPYSLEMVALTRIPARTFGTLMSIEPAFGALSGLLFLGEYLSLAQWLAIACIISASVGATLTLRSEPKPAIASD, translated from the coding sequence ATGACCCAGCAACCCCGCAGCCTGGCCACGACGCTCTTTCCCGTCGCCCTGCTGATTATCGCAATGGCCTCGATTCAATCCGGCGCCTCCCTGGCCAAGACCATGTTCCCAATGGTCGGCGCCCAGGGCACCACCACCCTGCGCCTGATCTTTGCCAGTGTGATGATGCTGCTGGTCCTGCGTCCCTGGCGGGCAACACTCACAGCCAAGTCACTGCGTACGGTGGCGATCTATGGGATCGCCCTGGGCGGCATGAACCTGCTCTTCTATATGGCCCTCAGGAGCGTGCCGTTGGGCGTTGCGGTCGCCCTGGAATTCACCGGTCCCCTGGCCGTGGCGATATATGCCTCGCGCAGAGCCGTGGACTTCCTGTGGATCGGCCTGGCAATCACCGGCCTGCTGCTCTTGATCCCCACCTCAAGTACCAGCGTCAATATCGACCTGGTCGGCAGCCTTTACGCTCTGGGCGCAGGAGCCTGTTGGGCCCTCTATATTCTCTTCGGGCAGAAGGCCGGTGCCGACAACGGTGTCCAGACCGCTGCGCTGGGCGTCATGATCGCCGCCGTGGTTATCGCGCCAGTCGGCATTGCCCACGCCGGGGCAGCCCTGCTGAATCCGGCACTGATTCCGATGGCACTCGGCGTGGCCGTCCTCTCCACCGCCCTGCCCTACAGCCTGGAGATGGTCGCCTTGACCCGCATCCCCGCGCGGACCTTCGGCACGCTGATGAGCATCGAACCGGCCTTTGGTGCACTCTCCGGCCTGCTGTTCCTGGGCGAATACCTATCGCTGGCACAGTGGTTGGCAATCGCCTGTATCATCAGTGCTTCCGTAGGCGCCACACTGACACTGCGCAGCGAGCCCAAGCCGGCAATTGCGTCAGATTGA